The following proteins are encoded in a genomic region of Zea mays cultivar B73 chromosome 9, Zm-B73-REFERENCE-NAM-5.0, whole genome shotgun sequence:
- the LOC541639 gene encoding response regulator 10 isoform X1 yields the protein MAAAKARGGEFPVGMKVLVVDDDPTCLVVLKRMLLECRYDVTTCPQATRALTMLRENRRGFDVIISDVHMPDMDGFRLLELVGLEMDLPVIMMSADSRTDIVMNGIKHGACDYLIKPVRMEELKNIWQHVIRKKFNENKDHEHSGSLDDTDRNRPTNNDNEYASSANDGGDGSWKSQRKKREKEDDETDLENGDPSSTSKKPRVVWSVELHQQFVNAVNHLGIDKAVPKKILELMNVPGLTRENVASHLQKFRLYLKRIAQHHAGIPHPFVAPVSSANVAPLGGLEFQALAASGQIPPQALAALQDELLGRPTSSLALPGRDQSSLRVAAIKGNKHHEEREIAFGQPIYKCQNNAYGAFPQNSPAVGGLQPFAAWPNNKVGMTDSTSTLGNVGNSQNSNMLLHELQQQPDTLLLGTLHNIDAKPSGVVMPSQSLNTFPASEGISPNQNPLIIPSQPPSFVSSIPPSMKHESLLGLPSTSTSLLGGLDMVNQASTSQALISSHGTNLPGLMNRSSNAIPSPGISNFQSGNIHYVVNQNAMGVSSKPPGVLKTESTDSLSCSYGYIGGSTSVDSGLFSSQSKNPQYDLLQNQNDVNGSWSPSQDFDSFGNSLGQGHPGTTSSNFQSSALGKLPDQGRGRNHGFVGKGTCIPSRFAVDEVESPTNNLSHSIGNSGDIVNPDIFGFSGHM from the exons ATGGCGGCGGCAAAGGCGCGGGGAGGGGAGTTCCCCGTGGGCATGAAGGTGCTGGTTGTGGACGACGACCCGACGTGCCTCGTTGTGCTCAAGAGGATGCTCCTTGAGTGCCGATATGACG TGACAACATGTCCTCAGGCTACAAGAGCACTAACTATGTTGCGAGAGAATAGGCGTGGTTTTGATGTTATAATAAGTGATGTCCACATGCCGGATATGGACGGATTCAGGCTACTTGAACTTGTAGGCCTTGAGATGGACCTTCCAGTTATCA TGATGTCTGCTGATTCAAGAACGGATATTGTAATGAACGGAATTAAGCATGGAGCATGTGACTATTTAATAAAACCTGTCAGAATGGAGGAGCTGAAAAACATCTGGCAACATGTTATTAGGAAAAAATTTAATGAAAACAAGGACCATGAGCATTCTGGTAGCCTAGATGACACCGATCGTAACAGACCAACCAATAATGATAATGAATACGCTTCCTCCGCGAATGATGGAGGTGATGGCAGCTGGAAATctcagagaaagaaaagagagaaAGAAGATGATGAAACTGACCTCGAAAATGGTGATCCTTCTTCTACATCAAAGAAACCAAGAGTTGTTTGGTCAGTTGAGCTTCATCAACAATTTGTGAATGCAGTCAATCACCTCGGGATAGACA AAGCTGTCCCAAAGAAAATTTTGGAATTGATGAATGTCCCAGGCTTAACCAGGGAAAATGTTGCCAGCCATTTGCAG AAATTCAGACTCTACCTGAAGAGAATTGCTCAGCATCATGCAGGAATACCTCATCCATTTGTTGCGCCTGTATCTAGTGCTAACGTTGCTCCGTTAGGAGGACTGGAATTCCAAGCTTTGGCTGCTTCTGGTCAGATCCCTCCTCAAGCTCTGGCTGCTTTGCAGGATGAACTCCTTGGTCGACCTACAAGCAGTTTGGCGTTGCCTGGAAGGGACCAGTCATCTTTGCGAGTGGCTGCAATCAAAGGAAACAAGCACCATGAAGAAAGAGAAATAGCATTTGGTCAACCCATATACAAGTGTCAGAATAATGCATATGGTGCATTCCCTCAAAACAGCCCAGCAGTTGGAGGATTGCAACCTTTTGCAGCTTGGCCCAATAACAAAGTTGGTATGACTGATTCAACAAGCACATTGGGAAATGTGGGCAATTCTCAAAATAGCAATATGCTATTGCATGAATTGCAGCAACAGCCAGACACCTTGCTGTTAGGAACCCTTCACAATATTGATGCCAAACCTTCTGGTGTAGTTATGCCATCTCAGTCGTTAAATACATTCCCGGCTAGTGAGGGTATCTCACCTAATCAAAATCCCTTGATTATACCATCTCAACCCCCAAGTTTTGTGTCATCAATTCCTCCATCCATGAAACATGAATCTCTTCTTGGATTACCTTCAACGTCAACCAGTCTGTTGGGCGGGCTTGATATGGTTAATCAAGCTTCAACAAGTCAGGCTTTGATTAGTAGCCATGGAACAAATCTTCCTGGTCTCATGAACCGTAGCTCAAATGCAATCCCTTCACCAGGAATTAGTAATTTTCAAAGTGGAAATATTCATTATGTTGTTAATCAGAACGCTATGGGAGTTAGCTCTAAGCCACCAGGTGTTCTAAAGACCGAGAGCACTGACTCACTGAGTTGTAGTTATGGCTATATTGGTGGTAGCACCAGTGTGGACTCTGGCTTGTTCTCTTCTCAGTCCAAAAATCCACAGTATGATCTACTGCAGAATCAAAATGATGTTAACGGCAGCTGGTCGCCTTCACAAGATTTTGATAGTTTTGGAAATTCTCTTGGGCAAGGCCACCCTGGTACCACTTCATCTAACTTCCAGAGTTCCGCCCTTGGGAAGTTGCCTGACCAAGGACGAGGGAGAAATCATGGGTTTGTCGGGAAAGGCACTTGCATTCCAAGCCGCTTTGCAGTGGATGAGGTTGAATCTCCAACTAACAACTTGAGCCACAGCATTGGAAACAGTGGAGACATAGTGAACCCCGACATATTTGGATTTAGTGGACATATGTGA
- the LOC541639 gene encoding response regulator 10 (The RefSeq protein has 8 substitutions compared to this genomic sequence), with amino-acid sequence MAAAEARGGEFPVGMKVLVVDDDPTCLVVLKRMLLECRYDVTTCPQATRALTMLRENRRGFDVIISDVHMPDMDGFRLLELVGLEMDLPVIMMSADSRTDIVMNGVKHGACDYLIKPVRMEELKNIWQHVIRKKFNENKDHEHSGSLDDTDRNRPTNNDNEYASSANDGGDGSWKSQRKKREKEDDETDLENGDPSSTSKKPRVVWSVELHQQFVNAVNHLGIDKAVPKKILELMNVPGLTRENVASHLQKFRLYLKRIAQHHAGIPHPFVAPVSSANVAPLGGLEFQALAASGQIPPQALAALQDELLGRPTSSLALPGRDQSSLRVAATKGNKHHEEREIAFGQPIYKCQNNAYGAFPQSSPAVGGLQPFAAWPNNKVGMPDSTSTLGNVGNSQNSNMLLHELQQQPDTLLLGTLHNIDAKPSGVVMSSQSLNTFPASEGISPNQNPLIIPSQPPSFVSSIPPSMKHESLLGLPSTSTSLLGGLDMVNQASTSQALISSHGTNLPGLMNRSSNAIPSPGISNFQSGNIHYVVNQNAMGVSSRPPGVLKTESTDSLSCSYGYIGGSTSVDSGLFSSQSKNPQYGLLQNQNDVNGSWSPSQDFDSFGNSLGQGHPGTTSSNFQSSALGKLPDQGRGRNHGFVGKGTCIPSRFAVDEVESPTNNLSHSIGNSGDIVNPDIFGFSGHM; translated from the exons ATGGCGGCGGCAAAGGCGCGGGGAGGGGAGTTCCCCGTGGGCATGAAGGTGCTGGTTGTGGACGACGACCCGACGTGCCTCGTTGTGCTCAAGAGGATGCTCCTTGAGTGCCGATATGACG TGACAACATGTCCTCAGGCTACAAGAGCACTAACTATGTTGCGAGAGAATAGGCGTGGTTTTGATGTTATAATAAGTGATGTCCACATGCCGGATATGGACGGATTCAGGCTACTTGAACTTGTAGGCCTTGAGATGGACCTTCCAGTTATCA TGATGTCTGCTGATTCAAGAACGGATATTGTAATGAACGGAATTAAGCATGGAGCATGTGACTATTTAATAAAACCTGTCAGAATGGAGGAGCTGAAAAACATCTGGCAACATGTTATTAGGAAAAAATTTAATGAAAACAAGGACCATGAGCATTCTGGTAGCCTAGATGACACCGATCGTAACAGACCAACCAATAATGATAATGAATACGCTTCCTCCGCGAATGATGGAGGTGATGGCAGCTGGAAATctcagagaaagaaaagagagaaAGAAGATGATGAAACTGACCTCGAAAATGGTGATCCTTCTTCTACATCAAAGAAACCAAGAGTTGTTTGGTCAGTTGAGCTTCATCAACAATTTGTGAATGCAGTCAATCACCTCGGGATAGACA AAGCTGTCCCAAAGAAAATTTTGGAATTGATGAATGTCCCAGGCTTAACCAGGGAAAATGTTGCCAGCCATTTGCAG AAATTCAGACTCTACCTGAAGAGAATTGCTCAGCATCATGCAGGAATACCTCATCCATTTGTTGCGCCTGTATCTAGTGCTAACGTTGCTCCGTTAGGAGGACTGGAATTCCAAGCTTTGGCTGCTTCTGGTCAGATCCCTCCTCAAGCTCTGGCTGCTTTGCAGGATGAACTCCTTGGTCGACCTACAAGCAGTTTGGCGTTGCCTGGAAGGGACCAGTCATCTTTGCGAGTGGCTGCAATCAAAGGAAACAAGCACCATGAAGAAAGAGAAATAGCATTTGGTCAACCCATATACAAGTGTCAGAATAATGCATATGGTGCATTCCCTCAAAACAGCCCAGCAGTTGGAGGATTGCAACCTTTTGCAGCTTGGCCCAATAACAAAGTTGGTATGACTGATTCAACAAGCACATTGGGAAATGTGGGCAATTCTCAAAATAGCAATATGCTATTGCATGAATTGCAGCAACAGCCAGACACCTTGCTGTTAGGAACCCTTCACAATATTGATGCCAAACCTTCTGGTGTAGTTATGCCATCTCAGTCGTTAAATACATTCCCGGCTAGTGAGGGTATCTCACCTAATCAAAATCCCTTGATTATACCATCTCAACCCCCAAGTTTTGTGTCATCAATTCCTCCATCCATGAAACATGAATCTCTTCTTGGATTACCTTCAACGTCAACCAGTCTGTTGGGCGGGCTTGATATGGTTAATCAAGCTTCAACAAGTCAGGCTTTGATTAGTAGCCATGGAACAAATCTTCCTGGTCTCATGAACCGTAGCTCAAATGCAATCCCTTCACCAGGAATTAGTAATTTTCAAAGTGGAAATATTCATTATGTTGTTAATCAGAACGCTATGGGAGTTAGCTCTAAGCCACCAGGTGTTCTAAAGACCGAGAGCACTGACTCACTGAGTTGTAGTTATGGCTATATTGGTGGTAGCACCAGTGTGGACTCTGGCTTGTTCTCTTCTCAGTCCAAAAATCCACAGTATGATCTACTGCAGAATCAAAATGATGTTAACGGCAGCTGGTCGCCTTCACAAGATTTTGATAGTTTTGGAAATTCTCTTGGGCAAGGCCACCCTGGTACCACTTCATCTAACTTCCAGAGTTCCGCCCTTGGGAAGTTGCCTGACCAAGGACGAGGGAGAAATCATGGGTTTGTCGGGAAAGGCACTTGCATTCCAAGCCGCTTTGCAGTGGATGAGGTTGAATCTCCAACTAACAACTTGAGCCACAGCATTGGAAACAGTGGAGACATAGTGAACCCCGACATATTTGGATTTAGTGGACATATGTGA